One Chroicocephalus ridibundus chromosome 10, bChrRid1.1, whole genome shotgun sequence DNA window includes the following coding sequences:
- the GP9 gene encoding platelet glycoprotein IX, with product MNKTEFITVVGFALSLLFHVTQTEVCPPSCNCKSLGEMKGLQVDCSSRQLTEVPALPLDTKRLYLHNNSLTSVPPGALDSLRSLKEVKIFDNPWNCDCHILYLKLWLEDISAPSLGNIRCASPASVRMKTLRQLTGNELGICKRLLPIKCLEFFWRDLILIAGAIITLILVAWALKFSKKLVCQINLSLYDSRGRLLWRHTSKNHKKL from the coding sequence ATGAACAAGACAGAATTCATCACTGTTGTGGGATTTGCCCTATCATTGCTGTTCCACGTGACCCAAACTGAAGTCTGTCCTCCCTCCTGCAACTGTAAGTCACTGGGAGAAATGAAGGGTTTGCAAGTAGACTGCAGCTCGAGGCAGCTGACGGAAGTGCCAGCCTTGCCCCTTGACACCAAGAGGCTTTATCTACACAACAACAGCCTGACCTCGGTTCCTCCCGGTGCCCTGGACAGCTTGCGCAGCCTgaaggaagtgaaaatatttgACAATCCCTGGAACTGTGACTGTCATATTCTGTATCTAAAACTCTGGTTAGAAGACATCTCTGCACCTTCTCTTGGGAACATCAGATGCGCAAGCCCAGCTTCTGTGAGGATGAAGACCTTGAGGCAGCTGACTGGGAACGAGCTGGGGATTTGTAAGAGGCTTCTCCCAATCAAGTGTCTTGAGTTCTTTTGGCGAGACCTCATTTTAATTGCTGGAGCAATAATTACACTTATTTTAGTAGCATGGGCTCTGAAATTCTCAAAAAAGCTGGTCTGCCAAATAAACCTAAGCCTATATGACTCTAGGGGCCGACTGTTGTGGAGGCATACCTCCAAAAACCACAAGAAACTATGA